One window of Phycisphaerae bacterium genomic DNA carries:
- a CDS encoding AtpZ/AtpI family protein, which yields MSAKRSESGDEQDHPDGRLPVGWLRMYALVLEFLAYLGVFGYGGWWLDQRRGWEPWGLLGGLLLGTALGLYRMLRESKRLGL from the coding sequence ATGTCGGCCAAGCGGTCTGAATCCGGCGATGAGCAGGACCACCCGGACGGACGATTGCCGGTCGGCTGGCTGCGGATGTATGCTCTCGTCCTCGAGTTCCTCGCCTACCTGGGCGTTTTCGGCTATGGAGGCTGGTGGCTCGACCAGCGGCGCGGCTGGGAACCCTGGGGCCTGCTCGGCGGGCTCCTGCTCGGCACGGCACTCGGGCTATATCGTATGCTCCGTGAGTCCAAGCGGCTTGGGCTGTAA